Proteins encoded in a region of the Zea mays cultivar B73 chromosome 4, Zm-B73-REFERENCE-NAM-5.0, whole genome shotgun sequence genome:
- the LOC109945965 gene encoding ATP synthase subunit a has translation MYAYAHLEYKHFLLTLGLVLLLVFVVTKKGGGKSVPNAFQSLVELIYDFVPNLVNEQIGGLSGNVKHKFFPCISVTFTFSLFRNPQGMIPFSFTVTSHFLITLALSFSIFIGITIVGFQRHGLHFFSFLLPAGVPLPLTPFLVLLELISHCFRALSSGIRLFANMMAGHSSVKILSGFAWTMLFLNNIFYFLGDLGPLFIVLALTGLELGVAISQAHVSTISICIAS, from the exons ATGTATGCTTATG CACATCTCGAATATAAACATTTTCTACTCACTCTCGGTTTGGTCCTACTTCTGGTTTTTGTTGTTACGaaaaaaggagggggaaagtcagTGCCAAATGCATTTCAATCCTTGGTGGAGCTTATTTATGATTTCGTGCCGAACCTGGTAAACGAACAAATAGGTGGTCTTTCCGGAAATGTGAAACACAAGTTTTTCCCTTGCATCTCGGTCACTTTTACTTTTTCGTTATTTCGTAATCCCCAGGGTATGATACCCTTTAGCTTCACAGTGACAAGTCATTTTCTCATTACTTTGGCTCTTTCATTTTCCATTTTTATAGGCATTACGATCGTTGGATTTCAAAGACATGGGCTTCATTTTTTTAGCTTCTTATTACCAGCGGGAGTCCCACTGCCATTAACACCTTTTTTAGTACTCCTTGAGCTAATCTCTCATTGTTTTCGTGCATTAAGCTCAGGAATACGTTTATTTGCTAATATGATGGCCGGTCATAGTTCAGTAAAGATTTTAAGTGGGTTTGCTTGGACTATGCTATTTCTGAATAATATTTTCTATTTCTTAGGAGATCTTGGTCCCTTATTTATAGTTCTAGCATTAACCGGTCTGGAATTAGGTGTAGCTATATCACAAGCTCATGTTTCTACGATCTCAATTTGTATAGCCTCATGA